A genomic stretch from Haloferax sp. Atlit-12N includes:
- a CDS encoding aminoglycoside N(3)-acetyltransferase, whose translation MSEADAIERVDEPGTVDSLAADLRALGVERGDTLLVHSSLSSLGWVAGGPQAVVDALQAVLTEDGTLVMPTHTGQYTDPSAWENPPVPDDWVEVIGESMPPFRPDVTPTRGMGAVPECFRNYPGVVRSEHPTVSFAAWGAAAEEIVGRHELDYGLGDGSPLARVYDRSGDVLLLGVGHGNNTSLHLAEHRADFEKTRTTERAPLLRDGERVVVEYEDMAVETDDFEAVGEAFETTVGATEGSVAAATATLLDQPALVDFAEDWFESNR comes from the coding sequence ATGTCCGAAGCAGACGCAATCGAGCGCGTGGACGAACCCGGCACCGTGGATTCGCTCGCCGCGGACCTCCGCGCGCTCGGCGTCGAGCGTGGTGACACCCTCCTCGTCCACTCGTCGCTCAGTTCGCTCGGCTGGGTCGCCGGCGGCCCGCAGGCGGTCGTGGACGCCCTCCAGGCGGTGCTGACCGAAGATGGGACGCTGGTCATGCCGACCCACACGGGCCAGTACACCGACCCGTCGGCGTGGGAGAACCCGCCGGTCCCCGACGACTGGGTGGAAGTCATCGGCGAGTCGATGCCGCCGTTCCGTCCCGACGTGACGCCGACTCGCGGGATGGGCGCGGTACCTGAGTGCTTCCGCAACTACCCCGGTGTCGTCCGCAGCGAGCATCCGACGGTCTCCTTCGCGGCGTGGGGCGCGGCCGCCGAGGAAATCGTCGGCCGCCACGAACTCGATTACGGCCTCGGCGACGGGTCGCCGCTGGCGCGGGTGTACGACCGCAGCGGCGACGTGCTCCTGCTCGGCGTCGGCCACGGGAACAACACCTCGCTCCACCTCGCCGAGCACCGCGCGGACTTCGAAAAGACGCGGACGACCGAGCGCGCGCCGCTGCTCCGAGACGGCGAGCGCGTCGTCGTCGAGTACGAGGACATGGCGGTCGAGACCGACGACTTCGAGGCGGTCGGCGAAGCGTTCGAGACGACCGTCGGCGCGACCGAGGGGTCGGTCGCGGCCGCGACGGCGACGCTCCTCGACCAGCCCGCGCTGGTCGATTTCGCCGAAGACTGGTTCGAGTCGAACCGCTGA
- the surE gene encoding 5'/3'-nucleotidase SurE, with the protein MSEPSILLTNDDGIESVGFRALYDALLEFADVTAVAPATDQSAVGRKMSTDAVVTEHELGYALEGTPADCTVAGLEALCPDVDMVVSGINKGANIGAYVLGRSGTVSAAVEAAFFDVPAIALSLYVPAGGDMPWHEKATDPRDFREATHAASYLVKHAEPAGVFDQCDYLNVNAPMRDPSGDPADMQVTVPSELYDMTAEFENGTVKLHDRVWERMQTGDIPDPDGTDRRAVVEGRVSVSPLTAPHTTHRHEALDALAETYLE; encoded by the coding sequence ATGAGCGAACCCAGCATCCTCCTCACCAACGACGACGGCATCGAGAGCGTGGGCTTCCGCGCGCTCTACGACGCCCTCTTGGAGTTCGCCGACGTGACCGCGGTCGCGCCCGCGACGGACCAGAGCGCTGTCGGGCGGAAGATGTCCACCGACGCGGTCGTCACCGAGCACGAACTCGGCTACGCGCTGGAGGGGACGCCCGCCGACTGCACGGTCGCCGGGTTAGAGGCGCTGTGCCCCGACGTGGACATGGTCGTCTCCGGCATCAACAAGGGAGCAAACATCGGCGCGTACGTCCTCGGGCGGTCGGGGACCGTCAGCGCCGCCGTCGAGGCCGCGTTCTTCGATGTGCCCGCCATCGCTCTCTCGCTGTACGTCCCCGCCGGCGGCGACATGCCGTGGCACGAGAAGGCGACCGACCCGCGGGACTTCCGCGAGGCGACCCACGCGGCCTCGTACCTCGTCAAACACGCCGAGCCGGCCGGCGTCTTCGACCAGTGCGACTACCTCAACGTCAACGCGCCCATGCGCGACCCCAGCGGCGACCCGGCAGACATGCAGGTGACGGTTCCCTCGGAACTGTACGACATGACCGCCGAGTTCGAAAACGGGACCGTGAAGCTCCACGACCGCGTCTGGGAGCGGATGCAAACCGGCGACATTCCGGACCCCGACGGCACCGACCGCCGGGCCGTCGTCGAGGGCCGCGTGTCGGTCTCGCCGCTGACCGCGCCGCACACGACCCACCGCCACGAGGCGCTGGACGCGCTCGCCGAGACGTATCTGGAGTAG
- a CDS encoding small ribosomal subunit Rsm22 family protein, translating into MIDRDAVRDNAKYLRNVRPIDPDEIAEYIEGAPHPAVVKQTLREEAHDLGLFERDDGTFVPANDDPAPFQNWSPAAFPDDYSFALEDLLIGRYGANWHVGESGDRLRERVRQLKEDYYRGNPVEYDEDAALGYGIYHLPDYYAVVGYVLSDLAERSLLPRNPRVLDVGAGTGGPALGLHDYLPDDSVVDYHAVEPSASADVLDRMLGETRRNFRTTVHRETAEAFDPDGEYDVVLFASVLSELDDPVAVVEKYLDALADDGTIVAIAPADRNTSIGLREVEREVAPADGDVTVYSPTLRLWDGYAPSDRGWSFDVKPDLDVPGFQRRLDEGRDSDEDEGTFVNVDVQYSYSVLRTDGERRLDVRGNPARFAKMAEMERHVTNRIDLLAVKLSHDLSEGNNQVFKIGDGSEAVDHYAVRTRDTVLNADVADADYGDVLVFENVLALWNDDEEAYNLVVDDETLVDRVA; encoded by the coding sequence ATGATAGACAGAGACGCCGTCCGCGACAACGCGAAGTACCTCAGAAACGTCCGCCCCATCGACCCCGACGAGATAGCCGAGTACATCGAGGGCGCGCCGCACCCCGCCGTGGTGAAACAGACGCTCCGCGAGGAGGCCCACGACCTCGGCCTGTTCGAGCGCGACGACGGCACGTTCGTGCCCGCGAACGACGACCCCGCGCCGTTTCAGAACTGGTCGCCCGCGGCCTTCCCCGACGACTACTCCTTCGCCCTCGAAGACCTGCTTATCGGGCGTTACGGCGCGAACTGGCACGTCGGCGAGTCGGGCGACCGCCTCCGTGAGCGCGTCCGCCAACTCAAGGAGGACTACTACCGGGGCAACCCCGTCGAGTACGACGAGGACGCCGCGCTCGGCTACGGGATATACCACCTCCCGGACTACTACGCCGTCGTCGGCTACGTCCTCTCTGACCTCGCCGAGCGGAGCCTGCTCCCGCGAAACCCCCGCGTGCTCGACGTGGGTGCCGGGACGGGCGGCCCCGCGCTCGGCCTCCACGACTACCTCCCCGACGATTCCGTCGTGGACTACCACGCGGTCGAGCCGAGCGCCTCCGCCGACGTGCTCGACCGGATGCTCGGCGAGACCCGCCGGAACTTCCGGACGACCGTCCACCGCGAGACCGCTGAGGCGTTCGACCCCGACGGCGAGTACGACGTCGTCCTCTTCGCCAGCGTCCTGAGTGAACTCGACGACCCCGTCGCGGTCGTCGAGAAGTACCTCGACGCCCTCGCGGACGACGGCACAATCGTCGCCATCGCGCCCGCCGACCGGAACACGAGTATCGGCCTCCGCGAGGTCGAACGCGAGGTCGCGCCGGCCGACGGCGACGTGACCGTGTACTCGCCGACGCTCCGCCTCTGGGACGGCTACGCGCCCTCGGACCGGGGCTGGTCGTTCGACGTGAAGCCCGACCTCGACGTGCCGGGGTTCCAGCGCCGCCTCGACGAGGGCCGTGACAGCGACGAGGACGAGGGAACGTTCGTCAACGTGGACGTGCAGTACTCCTACAGCGTCCTCCGGACCGACGGCGAGCGCCGCCTCGACGTGCGCGGGAACCCCGCGCGGTTCGCCAAGATGGCCGAGATGGAGCGCCACGTCACGAACCGCATCGACCTTCTGGCGGTCAAACTGAGCCACGACCTCTCGGAGGGGAACAACCAGGTGTTCAAAATCGGCGACGGGAGCGAGGCGGTCGACCACTACGCCGTCCGAACCCGCGACACCGTGCTGAACGCCGATGTGGCCGACGCCGACTACGGCGACGTGCTCGTCTTCGAGAACGTCCTCGCGCTCTGGAACGACGACGAAGAGGCGTACAACCTCGTCGTCGACGACGAGACGCTCGTCGACCGCGTCGCCTGA
- a CDS encoding prephenate dehydrogenase/arogenate dehydrogenase family protein — protein MDVLIVGAGAMGRWFGRTVDADLAFADADPESAVAAADALGGRAVPLDGDERFDVVCLAVPMRLASDAVADNAHRADAAMCDVTGAMGPPVAAMRDHLPDRERLSLHPLFAPHNAPGNVAAVADEPGAYTDALLADLDAAGNRVFETTPEEHDAAMETVQAAAHAAVLSFGLAAADVREEFATPISAALDELVASVSGGTPRVYADIQSSFGDGADRVADAARDLAAADDEAFADLYRRVSRGDDAPGDQTPASADDRSRDRD, from the coding sequence ATGGACGTGCTCATCGTCGGCGCGGGTGCAATGGGACGCTGGTTCGGCCGCACCGTCGACGCCGACCTCGCGTTCGCCGACGCGGACCCCGAGAGCGCTGTCGCCGCAGCGGACGCGCTGGGCGGGCGGGCGGTCCCGCTGGACGGCGACGAGCGGTTCGACGTGGTCTGTCTCGCGGTCCCGATGCGGCTCGCGTCCGACGCCGTCGCCGACAACGCCCACCGCGCGGACGCCGCGATGTGCGACGTGACCGGCGCGATGGGACCGCCGGTGGCGGCGATGCGCGACCACCTCCCCGACCGCGAGCGACTCAGCCTCCACCCGCTTTTCGCCCCGCACAACGCCCCCGGCAACGTCGCCGCCGTCGCCGACGAACCGGGCGCGTACACCGACGCCCTGCTCGCCGACCTCGACGCGGCCGGAAACCGCGTCTTCGAGACGACGCCCGAGGAACACGACGCGGCGATGGAGACGGTGCAGGCGGCCGCCCACGCGGCCGTCCTCTCGTTCGGCCTCGCCGCCGCCGACGTGCGCGAGGAGTTCGCCACGCCGATTTCGGCCGCGCTCGACGAACTCGTCGCCTCGGTGTCCGGCGGCACCCCGCGCGTGTACGCGGACATCCAATCGTCGTTCGGCGACGGGGCCGACCGCGTCGCCGACGCGGCCCGCGACCTCGCGGCGGCCGACGACGAGGCGTTCGCCGACCTCTATCGGCGCGTCTCTCGCGGCGACGACGCGCCGGGCGACCAGACCCCGGCAAGCGCCGACGACCGCAGTCGCGACCGCGACTAG
- a CDS encoding NAD(P)-dependent oxidoreductase: MAFDDVDFEGRTAFITGTSRGIGKAIALDLADRGANVVSTGKTVDGREDLPGTIVETTEEIRERGGNSIWCQLDVRDDDSVQTAIDETVDAFGGIDFVVNNAGAIHIAGFEDTPPKRFDLLMDVNARGAYATTHAALPHLRESDHAHVVTFSPPMPARPAPGKVAYALSKYGMTFIAQSLAGELDADDIGVNALWPVSAIESEATRHFGMGAPEDWRTPQILCDAVTELFSRDPTDCTGNAFYDEELLSEAGVDDFSSYAVVEGSEPGPMSAQLFDPEYER, from the coding sequence ATGGCATTCGATGATGTGGATTTCGAGGGTCGGACGGCCTTCATCACGGGAACCAGTCGCGGTATCGGGAAGGCCATCGCCCTCGACTTGGCCGACCGGGGCGCGAACGTCGTCTCGACGGGCAAGACCGTCGACGGGCGCGAGGACCTCCCCGGGACCATCGTCGAGACGACGGAGGAGATACGCGAGCGCGGCGGCAACTCCATCTGGTGTCAACTCGACGTGCGCGACGACGACTCGGTGCAGACGGCCATCGACGAGACGGTCGACGCCTTCGGCGGCATCGACTTCGTCGTCAACAACGCGGGCGCGATTCACATCGCGGGCTTCGAGGACACGCCGCCGAAGCGGTTCGACCTCCTCATGGACGTGAACGCCCGCGGGGCGTACGCGACCACACACGCCGCGCTCCCGCACCTCCGCGAGAGCGACCACGCCCACGTCGTCACCTTCTCGCCGCCGATGCCCGCCCGGCCCGCCCCGGGGAAGGTCGCCTACGCGCTCTCGAAGTACGGCATGACGTTCATCGCGCAGTCGCTCGCGGGCGAACTCGACGCCGACGACATCGGCGTGAACGCGCTGTGGCCGGTCTCCGCCATCGAGTCCGAGGCGACCCGACACTTCGGGATGGGCGCGCCCGAGGACTGGCGCACCCCGCAGATACTGTGCGACGCCGTCACCGAACTGTTCTCGCGCGACCCGACCGACTGCACCGGCAACGCGTTCTACGACGAGGAACTGCTGTCCGAAGCGGGCGTCGACGACTTCTCTTCGTACGCCGTCGTCGAGGGGAGCGAACCGGGGCCGATGTCGGCCCAACTGTTCGACCCCGAATACGAACGCTGA
- a CDS encoding Xaa-Pro peptidase family protein — protein sequence MEPDFSPLAEFLGDEFDGYLISADGSDSNQLYLSGFDAPDPYVTLYTPAGIHLLVSTLEFGRAKKESRADTVSRLSDYDYRDKHAEHGAVVGKAKTVAAFLADHEVGSLAVPADFPLGTADALRDEGVAVEAETDDVLTNIRAVKTDEEVAHVHAAQDANEAAMRAAEGLIRDADVADDGTLTYEGEPLTSERVKEEIEVTLLRHGCALDETIVACGADAADPHDRGSGPLRADEAVIIDIFPRDKETKYNGDMTRTFVKGEPSPEIREWFDLTEEAFEAALDAVEPGATGADVHDAVCDVYEAAGESTLRADPSAETGFIHSTGHGVGLDVHELPSLSPSGEELRPGHVITIEPGLYDPEIGGVRIEDLVVVTEDGYENLTEYPVELVVE from the coding sequence ATGGAACCCGATTTCTCACCGCTGGCCGAGTTCCTCGGCGACGAGTTCGACGGCTATCTCATCTCGGCCGACGGGAGCGACTCCAACCAGCTGTATCTCTCTGGGTTCGACGCACCGGACCCGTACGTGACGCTCTACACGCCCGCGGGCATCCACCTCCTCGTCTCGACGCTGGAGTTCGGCCGCGCGAAGAAAGAGAGCCGCGCCGACACCGTCTCGCGGCTCTCCGACTACGACTACCGCGACAAACACGCCGAACACGGCGCAGTCGTCGGAAAGGCGAAGACAGTCGCGGCGTTCCTCGCCGACCACGAAGTCGGCTCGCTCGCGGTCCCCGCGGACTTCCCGCTCGGCACCGCCGACGCGCTGCGCGACGAGGGCGTTGCGGTCGAGGCCGAGACCGACGACGTGCTCACGAACATCCGCGCGGTGAAGACCGACGAGGAGGTCGCGCACGTCCACGCCGCACAGGACGCCAACGAGGCCGCGATGCGCGCCGCCGAGGGCCTCATCCGCGACGCCGACGTGGCCGACGACGGCACGCTCACGTACGAGGGCGAACCCCTGACGAGCGAGCGCGTCAAGGAAGAAATCGAGGTGACGCTCCTGCGACACGGCTGTGCCCTCGACGAGACCATCGTCGCCTGCGGAGCCGACGCCGCCGACCCACACGACCGCGGGAGCGGTCCGCTCCGGGCCGACGAGGCCGTCATCATCGACATCTTCCCGCGCGACAAGGAGACGAAGTACAACGGCGACATGACCCGGACGTTCGTGAAAGGCGAGCCATCGCCCGAAATCCGCGAGTGGTTCGACCTCACCGAGGAGGCGTTCGAGGCCGCCCTCGACGCCGTCGAGCCGGGCGCGACCGGAGCCGACGTCCACGACGCCGTCTGCGACGTGTACGAGGCGGCCGGCGAGAGCACGCTCCGCGCGGACCCCTCGGCGGAGACCGGCTTCATCCACAGCACGGGCCACGGCGTCGGCCTCGACGTGCACGAACTCCCGTCGCTGAGCCCGAGCGGCGAGGAGCTTCGACCCGGTCACGTCATCACCATCGAGCCGGGGCTGTACGACCCTGAAATCGGCGGTGTCAGAATCGAAGACCTCGTCGTCGTCACCGAGGACGGCTACGAGAACCTGACGGAGTACCCGGTCGAACTCGTCGTCGAGTAG
- the aroA gene encoding 3-phosphoshikimate 1-carboxyvinyltransferase → MDAHVSPSRVAGRTRAPPSKSYTHRAVLAAGYSDEAVVRDALVSADTKATMRAVEAFGGSVDRDGQTVEVTGFGGRPGTPDDVVNCENSGTTMRLVTGCAALGEGLTVLTGDASLRSRPHGPLLDAVFDLDGRAESTRRNGQAPLVVGDGMTGGTVEIPGDVSSQFITALLMAGAVTDEGIDVELTTELKSSPYVDITLELLADFGVEATRTDDGFSVPGGQSYAPEGGAYSVPGDFSSISYLLAAGAVAGAEGEDVVIEGARPSAQGDSAIVDIVRDMGATVEWDEAAGELTVSAADLTGTTVDVGDTPDLLPTIAVLGAIADGDTVIENCEHVRFKETDRVSAMAEELAKMGANVTEQQDRLTIHGGETDLVGAAVDGRGDHRIVMSLAVAGLVADGETTIAGSEHVDVSFPNFFEAMSDLGADMTEN, encoded by the coding sequence ATGGACGCGCACGTCTCCCCGTCTCGGGTCGCCGGACGCACCCGAGCGCCGCCGTCGAAGAGTTACACCCACAGAGCCGTCCTCGCCGCGGGCTACAGCGACGAGGCGGTCGTCCGCGACGCGCTCGTCAGCGCCGACACAAAGGCGACCATGCGCGCGGTCGAGGCCTTCGGCGGGTCGGTCGACCGCGACGGCCAGACGGTCGAAGTCACCGGCTTCGGCGGCCGTCCGGGCACGCCCGACGACGTGGTCAACTGCGAGAACTCGGGGACGACGATGCGCCTCGTCACCGGTTGTGCGGCCCTCGGCGAGGGCCTGACGGTTCTCACGGGCGACGCCTCGCTCCGCTCGCGGCCCCACGGCCCGCTTCTCGACGCCGTCTTCGACCTCGACGGCCGCGCCGAGAGCACGCGCCGAAACGGACAGGCTCCGCTCGTCGTCGGCGACGGCATGACCGGCGGCACCGTCGAGATTCCCGGCGACGTGTCCTCGCAGTTCATCACCGCGCTCCTCATGGCCGGCGCGGTCACAGACGAGGGCATCGACGTGGAACTCACGACCGAACTCAAGTCCTCGCCGTACGTCGATATCACGCTCGAACTCCTCGCGGACTTCGGCGTAGAAGCGACCCGGACCGACGACGGCTTTTCGGTCCCCGGCGGCCAGTCGTACGCCCCCGAGGGCGGCGCGTACAGCGTCCCCGGCGACTTCTCGTCCATCTCGTATCTGCTCGCGGCCGGCGCGGTCGCGGGCGCGGAGGGTGAGGACGTCGTCATCGAGGGCGCGCGACCGTCCGCGCAGGGCGACAGCGCCATCGTCGATATCGTCCGCGACATGGGCGCGACGGTCGAATGGGACGAAGCGGCGGGCGAACTGACCGTCTCCGCGGCCGACCTCACCGGCACGACCGTGGACGTGGGCGACACGCCCGACCTGCTGCCGACCATCGCGGTCCTCGGCGCTATCGCCGACGGCGACACGGTCATCGAGAACTGCGAGCACGTCCGGTTCAAGGAGACCGACCGCGTGAGCGCGATGGCGGAGGAACTCGCGAAGATGGGCGCGAACGTCACCGAACAACAGGACCGCCTCACGATTCACGGCGGCGAGACGGACCTCGTCGGCGCGGCAGTCGACGGCCGCGGCGACCACCGCATCGTCATGTCGCTCGCGGTCGCCGGCCTCGTCGCGGACGGCGAGACGACGATTGCAGGCAGCGAGCACGTGGACGTGTCGTTCCCGAACTTCTTCGAGGCGATGTCCGACCTCGGTGCCGACATGACCGAGAACTGA